A stretch of Linepithema humile isolate Giens D197 chromosome 3, Lhum_UNIL_v1.0, whole genome shotgun sequence DNA encodes these proteins:
- the LOC105675931 gene encoding uncharacterized protein — translation MTENKEEDATSQAPDGGWGWFVCLGSSLIALSLRSLDPSFGLLFQDLLENLNVNSTGTSVIMSILDASVNFSGFLVGPLLKKYSYRQVAFFGSLLSCSGLILTSRANSMLYIICTYSILGGIGTGLAMACSFVALNTFFDKKRGQAVGFSMAGTALGMMLMPQLVHMLLDLYGFRGTTLIVGGCALHSIVGSCLLRPLKEPLPTPPAEKKTDEERESETLLMKTNPAGARRMSNGSTWTKDQNADEPNVENDSFLKKIKKTFDLDLLTNSTYLNVSLGCSIFYVAETNFKLITPFFLSNIGMTKKETAFVLSLTAFADILARLLLPTLFDKFGWKKRLIFWVFCLLIGIARSTLAEQSERMLLIVMFVIVGFLRGATLVNFNLCISECCTLKMLPSAFGIFFVFKGLGIIIMSPLIGYVRDVTNNYRICIHIMTVMILVTFVLWSIEFIYIAFRKRRLAIARKLQMHIREMARGEIDRGWAWAIVVGVTVINLAVLPIQQCFGLIFAERFTRLGITATQTSLILHLNGTITCSLGLISGPTMKRFTFRQVAYFGSLTVVFGICTTAFAVSLPTIVITYCVIIGIGQGIIYLATTLALNTYFRRKRNIAMGFAVTMTGLGPILMPLLIDRFLETYATTGTLLILAGIAAHSLVGASLLRPFQEQKEIISAEATDLLIEKNNPKSQNRTEHTEGKVELKNNTIEIAEKINQPNNRVNDEVKLKESKKTLFFKKINTNLDLDLLRDSRYVAVVLGMGMSLVAETNFNAMIPFVLAELASLDRTSIATVMSVQAAADIIGRSCVPLLAQRASWTCRNLYVISLLGSILGRTILSTWGDFYVGVIGVSLIVGLAKGTRAVFQALIIPDYVPLERLPAASGIQMVCNGVLSISVGPIIGLVRDSTDSYVGALYFTSFLSLCCVFLWTISGLWNPGGNVLRLNQRNSLAEQENSRENT, via the exons ATGacagaaaataaagaagaagacGCTACAAGTCAAGCTCCGGATGGTGGATGGGGCTGGTTTGTTTGCCTCGGAAGCAGTTTAATTGcg CTTTCTTTACGATCTTTGGATCCATCTTTTGGACTGCTTTTCCAAGATCTACTGGAGAACCTCAATGTCAATTCCACCGGAACATCAGTTATAATGAGCATTTTAGATGCTAGTGTTAATTTTTCAG GTTTCTTAGTCGGACCGCTACTGAAAAAGTATTCTTATCGACAAGTCGCATTCTTTGGATCTCTGCTGAGTTGCAGCGGTTTGATACTTACGTCAAGAGCGAATAGTATGctgtatattatttgtacCTACAGTATTTTAGGAG GCATTGGCACTGGCCTTGCAATGGCTTGCTCCTTCGTCGCGTTAAACAcatttttcgacaaaaaacGCGGACAAGCTGTGGGCTTTTCGATGGCGGGAACCGCATTGGGAATGATGCTTATGCCGCAG CTAGTACACATGCTGCTGGATTTATATGGATTTCGTGGCACAACACTTATTGTTGGAGGCTGTGCGTTGCATTCCATAGTGGGATCGTGCTTATTACGTCCACTTAAGGAACCATTACCGACACCGCCAGCcgaa AAAAAAACCGATGAGGAACGAGAGAGCGaaacattattaatgaaaacGAATCCTGCTGGAGCGCGCAGGATGTCAAATGGATCGACGTGGACCAAGGATCAGAACGCGGACGAGCCAAACGTTGAGAATGATTCGTTcttgaaaaagataaaaaaaacttttgattTGGATCTTCTCACGAATTCCACGTACTTAAACGTCTCTCTAGGTTGCAGTATCTTTTATGTGGCAGAGACGAACTTCAAACTAATAACTCCGTTTTTCCTCTCAAATATCG GAATGACGAAAAAGGAAACCGCTTTTGTCCTATCCTTGACTGCGTTCGCCGATATCCTCGCCAGGCTACTGCTGCCGACGCTTTTCGACAAATTCGGCTGGAAGAAGCGCTTGATCTTCTGGGTGTTCTGTCTGCTCATTGGAATCGCACGCTCca CATTGGCGGAACAATCGGAAAGGATGCTATTGATCGTCATGTTTGTAATCGTCGGATTCTTGCGTGGCGCTACGTTGGTGAATTTTAATCTCTGCATATCGGAATGTTGCACCTTGAAAATGCTGCCGAGTGCCTTTGGAATATTCTTTGTGTTTAAAGGATTGGGCATAATCATTATGAGTCCTTTAATCG gATACGTCAGAGACGTTACCAACAACTACAGGATTTGCATTCATATAATGACTGTTATGATACTTGTCACATTTGTCTTGTGGAGCattgaatttatatacattgcCTTTCGTAAACGACGACTTGCCATAGCtagaaaattacaaatgcatATAAGAGA AATGGCACGTGGCGAAATAGATCGGGGCTGGGCATGGGCGATTGTTGTCGGTGTGACTGTTATCAAT TTAGCTGTGCTTCCGATCCAGCAATGTTTCGGGCTTATCTTCGCAGAACGTTTCACGCGTCTTGGCATTACCGCGACGCAAACAAGCTTAATTCTTCATCTAAATGGGACAATTACGTGCAGTCTAGGCCTGATAAGCGGTCCTACGATGAAGAGATTCACCTTTCGTCAAGTCGCATACTTCGGCAGCCTGACGGTTGTTTTCGGAATATGCACAACTGCCTTCGCCGTGTCTCTTCCGACTATTGTTATCACTTATTGCGTCATCATTg GTATTGGCCAAGGAATCATTTATCTAGCGACAACCTTAGCTCTGAACACATACTTCCGCAGGAAGCGAAACATAGCTATGGGTTTCGCGGTTACGATGACCGGTTTGGGTCCGATCTTGATGCCACTTTTAATAGACAGATTCCTTGAGACTTACGCCACTACTGGCACTCTCTTGATTCTTGCTGGGATCGCCGCACATTCCCTTGTCGGTGCATCTCTATTAAGACCATTTCAAGAGCAGAAAGAG ATTATTTCGGCAGAAGCTACTGACCTgctaattgaaaaaaataatccaaaaaGTCAAAATAGAACAGAACATACTGAGGGTAaagtagaattaaaaaataatactatcGAGATcgctgaaaaaataaatcaaccAAATAATCGTGTAAATGATgaagtaaaattgaaagaaagcaaaaaaacattgttcttcaaaaaaattaataccaaCTTGGATCTCGATCTTCTTCGTGATAGTCGTTACGTAGCGGTAGTATTAG gTATGGGAATGTCATTGGTAGCCGAGACAAATTTCAACGCAATGATACCTTTCGTTCTGGCCGAATTAGCGAGCCTCGACAGAACATCGATAGCTACAGTGATGTCAGTTCAAGCCGCTGCGGATATCATAGGACGTTCGTGTGTGCCGTTGCTGGCGCAACGAGCGAGTTGGACCTGCCGAAATCTTTATGTGATATCACTGCTGGGATCGATCCTCGGGAGGACTA TTCTGTCGACGTGGGGTGACTTCTATGTCGGTGTGATCGGAGTATCCTTGATTGTCGGCCTGGCAAAGGGAACCAGGGCTGTCTTTCAAGCTCTAATTATTCCCGATTACGTACCATTGGAGAGGCTGCCGGCTGCATCCGGTATCCAGATGGTTTGTAACGGTGTTCTGTCTATCAGCGTGGGACCAATTATCG gTTTGGTTCGCGATTCAACGGACAGTTACGTGGGTGCGCTTTATTTTACATCCTTTCTGAGCTTGTGTTGTGTCTTTCTATGGACGATAAGTGGACTTTGGAATCCCGGTGGAAACGTCTTAAGATTGAACCAACGCAATTCATTAGCAGAACAAGAAAATTCTCGTGaaaatacgtaa
- the LOC105675921 gene encoding monocarboxylate transporter 9 — protein MTVAKSNGTTISEPTTEINNDVENKKRSTITRMEDLMNEEDKITPEDLAPEGGWGWMIALAMILIFISTIGPTVSFTLIFTDFLKDSGQEGMATSLFNSVFMITQAIASLMTNTLLKKYSTRPVGIAGALFFAIPDIILAFVRNIYEMAFLFFFQGFGFGLIITVCNTVFNSYFVKKRTKVMSASQVIIAFGGIIFPYLTGKMMTTYGFRGTTAILGALSLNGVVGMMLMHPVEWHARKPEEIRAERARERMRNLQALALSNRRSTIDVIHESFKTRWSSLRSLKEENSNQVPLLSETFKTSAHRVASISAIEDIRGRAKSLSMRENLVRRMSVLSASSLVNVATSASTLGDVRQSLEKKSREKHMEMKETEVEEKQDDENKEEEETKCRIFLKDFLDMSLIKDYCFINLCLGISTVSTADYAFSSFVPLIMSDIGYTTDQTSLTLTVNGVAEMMSKILLTIMALMVNVKSKYLFFAAVICMGFARTGFLLYQRTITGVFIMTAIIGAVRSWLMVLQPLVIMENTSIEKFALAYGIYSVISGMIGIVCGAIVGLIKDWTNSYDIYQISLLILNGAFVIPWALQFIFVDFKQWRKQRAQKITTNSLL, from the exons atgacaGTGGCAAAAAGCAATGGCACAACGATAAGTGAACCGACAACAGAAATCAACAATGatgtcgaaaataaaaaaaggagcaCAATCACAAGGATGGAAGATTTAATGAACGAAGAAGATAAAATTACACCGGAAGACCTAGCGCCAGAGGGTGGCTGGGGATGGATGATTGCATTAgcgatgattttaattttt ATTAGCACGATAGGCCCAACAGTGTCATTTACTTTAATCTTTACCGATTTCCTCAAAGATTCCGGACAGGAAGGTATGGCAACAAGTCTCTTCAATTCTGTTTTCATGATCACCCAAGCTATTGCTA GCTTGATGACTAATacgttgttaaaaaaatattccacaaGACCAGTCGGAATCGCAGGAGCACTCTTTTTCGCGATACCAGATATCATTCTGGCATTCGTCAGAAACATATATGAAATggctttcctctttttcttccaAGGTTTTGGATTTGGTCTGATCATTACAGTTTGCAACACGGTTTTCAACTCGTACTTCGTAAAAAAGAGaacaaaa gTGATGAGTGCGTCGCAAGTGATCATTGCGTTTGGCGGAATTATTTTTCCTTACTTGACTGGAAAGATGATGACAACGTACGGTTTTCGCG GCACCACGGCGATCTTGGGAGCACTGAGTTTGAACGGTGTCGTCGGCATGATGCTGATGCATCCTGTGGAATGGCATGCGAGAAAGCCGGAGGAGATTCGCGCTGAGAGAGCGCGCGAAAGAATGCGAAACCTTCAAGCATTAGCGTTATCAAATCGTCGATCAACTATCGATGTTATTCACGAGTCTTTCAAGACTAGATGGAGCAGTCTCCGTAGTCTTAAAGAAGAAAACAGCAATCAAGTGCCTTTACTGAGCGAAACTTTTAAG ACTTCCGCGCACCGAGTCGCGTCAATCTCAGCAATCGAGGACATCCGCGGAAGGGCGAAATCATTATCCATGCGCGAGAATTTAGTGCGGCGTATGTCGGTTCTGTCGGCGTCCAGCTTGGTCAATGTGGCGACCAGTGCTAGTACATTAGGGGATGTGCGACAATCTCTGGAGAAGAAGAGCAGAGAGAAGCACATGGAAATGAAAGAGACGGAAGTAGAAGAAAAACAAGATGacgaaaataaagaagaagaggaaacaAA ATGCCGGATCTTTCTGAAGGACTTTCTGGATATGTCATTGATAAAGGACTACTGTTTTATAAACTTATGTTTGGGGATCAGCACCGTGAGCACCGCCGATTATGCTTTCTCTTCCTTTGTTCCTCTTATAATGTCTGACATTGGATATACAACTGATCAAACCTCATTGACCCTCACAGTTAATGGAGTGGCTGAGATGATGTCGAAAATTTTACTCACAATTATGGCATTGATGGTGAACGTGAAATCAAAGTACCTGTTTTTCGCAGCCGTAATCTGCATGGGATTCGCAAGAACAG GTTTCTTGCTGTACCAGCGTACGATTACGGGTGTGTTTATTATGACAGCGATAATCGGCGCCGTACGATCGTGGTTAATGGTTCTGCAGCCTCTAGTCATAATGGAAAATACCAGCATAGAGAAATTCGCTTTGGCTTATGGTATCTATTCCGTTATCAGCGGAATGATTGGAATAGTCTGCGGCGCTATCGTAG GACTCATTAAGGATTGGACTAATAGCTACGATATATATCAAATCtctctattaatattaaacggTGCGTTCGTTATACCCTGGGCTTTGCAGTTCATTTTCGTGGACTTTAAACAGTGGCGGAAGCAACGCGCGCAGAAAATTACCACAAATTCTTTACTTTAA
- the LOC105675923 gene encoding cytochrome P450 4g15: MDVVPETTSYLSTIIFSLLTVLVVTLLAAYYYIDTSRTIRLAKKLPGPPAVPIIGHALLSLGLTPDVFLTKAFAFAEQYGPVVSARLGLRVAIFLTEAQDIEVILSSSEHLDKSVEYQLFKPWLGDGLLITTGDKWRKHRKAIAPTFHMNILKTFVPLFYENSIDLVNRLRDKVGTEFDCHDYLSAVTVDILTETAMGVRKERRPQTGFDYALAVMKLSDIVHRRHYDITLRSDITFQFTKLAKMQEKLLNTIHTLTNRVIYEKSNDVEEKSVRDQQQKENGTSKESLTEKVDNANMTNYKLHYVRDDLDDIDENDVGEKKRLAFLEMMIEMRRNGEQMTDEEIKEEVNTIMFEGHDTTAAGSSFALCVLGCHPDIQARVHEELDSIFGDSDRQCTFHDTLEMKYLERVILETLRLFPPVPVIARKLNKDTKIVTGDYILPRGATIVIAQLLAHRSEKYYPNPLVFNPDNFLPEKMQQRHYYAYIPFSAGPRSCVGRKYAMLKLKVLLSTILRNYRVISDKSYTDFQLRADIILKREDGFKIKIEPRK, translated from the exons ATGGATGTGGTTCCAGAAACAACTTCGTACTTATCAACCATAATTTTTTCTCTGCTTACTGTACTCGTTGTGACGCTACTCGCAGCGTATTATTACATTGATACTTCTCGAACGATTCGTCTTGCAAAGAAGTTACCAG GTCCGCCAGCCGTACCTATTATTGGTCACGCATTATTATCACTCGGACTGACTCCCGATGTTTTTCTTACGAAAGCTTTCGCATTCGCAGAGCAATATGGACCGGTAGTAAGTGCACGTTTGGGTTTAAGAGTAGCAATTTTTCTAACAGAAGCACAAGATATCGAAGTAATCTTGAGTAGTTCTGAGCATCTCGACAAATCCGTGGAATATCA ACTGTTCAAACCATGGCTTGGAGATGGTTTGTTGATCACAACCGGCGACAAGTGGCGCAAACATAGAAAGGCAATAGCGCCCACATTTCACATGAACATCTTGAAAACATTTGTACCGTTATTTTATGAGAATAGTATCGATCTCGTAAATCGGCTTCGCGATAAAGTTGGAACGGAGTTCGATTGCCATGATTATTTATCGGCTGTAACGGTTGATATCTTAACGGAGACGGCAATGGGAGTGCGGAAAGAAAGAAGGCCACAAACTGGATTTGATTATGCCTTAGCCGTAATGAA attatcCGACATTGTACATCGAAGGCACTACGATATAACCCTACGTTCGGatattacttttcaatttacaaAGCTTGCCAAAATGCAAGAAAAACTACTTAATACCATTCACACATTAACCAATCGTGTGATTTATGAGAAATCGAATGATGTGGAGGAAAAAAGTGTGAGAGATCAACAGCAAAAAGAAAACGGCACATCAAAGGAAAGTTTGACCGAAAAGGTGGATAATGCTAATATGACCAATTATAAATTGCACTACGTGAGAGATGATCTCGACGACATTGATGAGAACGATGTAGGTGAGAAGAAACGACTTGCTTTCCTAGAAATGATGATAGAGATGAGACGAAACGGTGAGCAAATGACTGACGAGGAGATCAAAGAGGAAGTGAACACTATCATGTTTGAG GGCCATGATACCACAGCAGCTGGCTCAAGTTTTGCACTTTGCGTGTTAGGATGTCATCCAGATATACAG GCTCGCGTGCATGAAGAATTGGATTCAATTTTCGGCGACAGCGACAGACAGTGCACTTTTCACGATACTTTAGAaatgaaatatctcgaaagAGTTATTTTAGAGACTTTGAGACTTTTCCCACCGGTACCTGTAATTGCTAGAAAACTTAACAAGGACACAAAGATAG TTACAGGCGATTACATTCTTCCAAGAGGTGCTACGATAGTAATTGCGCAGTTATTAGCGCATCGTTCAGAGAAATACTATCCGAATCCTTTGGTTTTCAATCCAGATAATTTTCTACCCGAAAAAATGCAACAGAGACATTATTACGCTTATATTCCTTTCAGCGCCGGGCCaag gtCCTGCGTAGGACGGAAATATGCTATGCTGAAGTTAAAGGTCCTACTGTCGACAATACTGCGGAATTATCGTGTCATCTCCGATAAATCATATACAGATTTCCAGTTGCGAGCtgacattattttgaaaagagaAGACGGATTTAAGATCAAGATCGAGCCgcgcaaataa
- the LOC105675890 gene encoding myoblast determination protein 1 homolog, translating into MATMGVTVFCNRVQINSNDQEQLMLLRTLQDNENNIIGNQPLIVSKNSGKNNATNSTTVLPPYDPSRLKKHGKNGQPPPVAVARRNARERNRVKQVNNGFATLRQHIPSHIAAGYGDRGKKLSKVETLRMAVEYIRGLQRLLAEADGVEYDSKIAVGAQCAPSPTSSVISSSHNGSGERLVLEDDVLAAEDDEGEQLEEEEDGSNAKSKIVLARLSPNRTAISSPHDYYASSAGDEENLEPRPITGGQNFSRLSPNSVASPPSEYYAQNEENLEPQILSPYSGAGDSEEGATTVYTTSPETFSGALYYKQEITETGEFMDVVSWWEQEQGRLVHQQHTQRLTHV; encoded by the exons ATGGCGACTATGGGGGTAACGGTGTTCTGCAACAGGGTGCAGATCAATAGCAACGATCAGGAACAATTGATGCTGTTGCGGACGTTGCAAGATAATGAGAACAACATCATTGGCAACCAACCGTTGATAGTTTCGAAAAACAGCGGCAAGAATAACGCAACGAATTCTACGACCGTACTACCCCCCTACGACCCTTCTCGACTGAAGAAGCACGGCAAGAATGGGCAACCGCCACCCGTTGCCGTTGCTCGGAGGAATGCTAGAGAGAGAAATCGCGTGAAACAAGTGAACAACGGATTTGCCACATTGCGACAACACATTCCGAGCCACATTGCCGCGGGTTACGGGGACAGGGGTAAAAAGTTGTCAAAGGTGGAGACCCTCAGGATGGCCGTGGAGTACATCAGAGGTCTTCAAAGGCTGCTGGCTGAAGCTGACGGTGTCGAGTACGATTCCAAGATCGCTGTCGGTGCACAGTGCGCTCCATCTCCGACTAGCAGCGTGATCTCGTCGAGTCACAATGGCTCTGGTGAAAGACTCGTTCTCGAAGACGACGTGTTAGCTGCCGAAGACGACGAGGGAGAACAActggaagaggaggaagatgGGAGCAATGCCAAATCAAAGATTGTATTAGCCAG attgtCTCCGAATCGGACGGCAATTTCATCTCCGCATGACTATTACGCATCCTCGGCAGGTGACGAGGAAAACCTGGAGCCGCGACCTATAACTGGCGGACAGAATTTTTCCAGACTGTCGCCAAATTCTGTGGCCTCGCCGCCGTCGGAATATTACGCTCAGAACGAGGAGAATTTGGAGCCGCAGATATTGTCGCCGTACAGCGGCGCCGGCGACAGCGAGGAGGGTGCGACAACTGTCTACACGACTAGCCCGGAGACCTTCTCCGGAGCCCTCTACTACAAACAAGAGATCACCGAGACGGGGGAATTCATGGACGTTGTCAGCTGGTGGGAACAGGAACAGGGTAGACTCGTTCATCAGCAGCACACGCAACGGCTGACGCACGTGTAA